One Solanum lycopersicum chromosome 2, SLM_r2.1 genomic region harbors:
- the LOC138342050 gene encoding DNA damage-inducible protein 1-like: MKSLSAIVRERKEKEAQDKAKPADTTQLGMVGICGAIAKQADNPGDFNTQYVDISINGQVVRAMVDSGAEANIMTKAATEKLGLKIVPRNNRLKTVNAPPTPVCGIAHGVSITLGRWKGKTNFTVAPLDISDVILGQEFFQRCHTMIDTYLQQLMVMEGEGSCMVPLVRVPKKDGYAQLSAMQIVKGLTKGAPTFLATIASSGEDHGAMQPLPPIIESVLQENSDVMPEELPKTLPPRREVDHMIELEAGAKPPALAPYRMAPPELEELRKHLKELLEAGHIRPSKAPYGAPVLFQKKKDGSCVYALITGRSTRSQFGTSIQSH; the protein is encoded by the coding sequence ATGAAGAGTCTTAGTGCCATCGTCCGTGAGCGGAAGGAAAAGGAGGCACAAGACAAGGCGAAACCGGCAGACACCACTCAGTTGGGCATGGTTGGAATCTGTGGTGCCATAGCAAAGCAGGCTGATAACCCGGGGGATTTCAACACACAATATGTGGATATCTCCATCAATGGGCAAGTAGTTCGGGCCATGGTAGATTCCGGGGCTGAGGCTAACATCATGACCAAGGCGGCGACAGAGAAGTTGGGACTGAAAATTGTTCCACGCAACAATCGCCTCAAAACGGTCAACGCCCCACCAACTCCCGTGTGTGGAATTGCTCATGGGGTCAGCATCACTTTAGGACGGTGGAAAGGTAAGACAAACTTTACCGTAGCTCCTTTGGATATATCTGATGTCATCCTTGGGCAGGAATTCTTTCAACGTTGCCACACGATGATTGATACCTACCTTCAACAACTCATGGTGATGGAGGGGGAAGGGTCTTGTATGGTGCCTCTTGTTAGGGTGCCGAAGAAAGACGGATATGCCCAATTGTCGGCCATGCAGATTGTGAAGGGCCTGACGAAAGGAGCGCCAACCTTTTTAGCCACCATCGCAAGTTCGGGTGAAGACCATGGTGCTATGCAGCCACTGCCACCTATCATAGAATCTGTTTTGCAGGAAAACAGCGATGTGATGCCAGAGGAGCTGCCGAAGACACTACCTCCAAGGCGCGAGGTAGATCATATGATTGAGTTGGAGGCGGGAGCCAAGCCACCTGCGCTTGCACCTTATCGCATGGCTCCGCCTGAATTAGAAGAACTGAGGAAGCACTTGAAAGAGCTCCTCGAAGCAGGTCATATTCGTCCATCCAAGGCACCTTATGGAGCGCCGGTGCTGTTTCAGAAGAAGAAAGACGGGTCATGCGTCTATGCATTGATTACAGGGCGCTCAACAAGATCACAATTCGGAACAAGTATCCAATCCCACTGA
- the LOC101246293 gene encoding BOI-related E3 ubiquitin-protein ligase 1 has protein sequence MLSLLFLSFCKTKTKYCILFMASVEARHLNLLNQQRNLNGFVYNTQMGSGLIPMPENYLPKTSVNTESGLTFHLPTNDVVAPRKRSRDSFTPSFSTPHKHCNGLSQIPSLSFVGDDVLPLVQQYQLDINSIISHHTKKIRLELEEQQKHQSRMLVSAVSERVMKKMKEKDEQIQRIGKINQVLQEKLKTLYMENQLWRDLAQTNEATANSLRSNLEQVLAHVTDERLSVEEDAESCCGSSSSSNNNNNNEEEEDGNGGEEEEGGVRILAGEAQDKRNRMCRRCGERESCVLLLPCRHLCLCTVCGSSLQDVCPVCNSNMNATVHVNMSS, from the exons ATGCTCTCTctactttttctctctttctgcaaaacaaaaacaaaatactgTATTTTGTTCATGGCTAGTGTTGAAGCAAGACATCTCAATCTCTTAAATCAACAAAG GAATTTGAATGGATTTGTTTACAATACCCAGATGGGTTCAGGGCTGATTCCAATGCCGGAGAATTATTTGCCTAAGACATCGGTGAATACTGAGAGTGGTCTTACTTTTCATTTACCCACAAATGATGTAGTCGCTCCAAGGAAACGTTCAAGAGATTCATTCACTCCTTCTTTCTCTACACCTCACAAACACTGCAATGGACTCTCTCAAATTCCATCCTTATCGTTTGTCGGTGATGATGTTTTGCCACTCGTTCAACAGTATCAGTTAGATATCAATTCCATTATTTCTCACCAT ACGAAGAAAATAAGATTGGAATTAGAAGAGCAACAGAAACATCAATCGAGAATGCTGGTATCAGCAGTAAGCGAACgagtaatgaagaaaatgaaggaaaaagaCGAACAAATACAGAGAATAGGAAAAATCAATCAAGTCttacaagaaaaattaaagactCTTTACATGGAAAATCAACTATGGAGAGATTTAGCACAAACCAACGAAGCCACAGCCAATTCACTCCGCAGCAACTTAGAACAGGTCCTTGCACACGTCACCGACGAACGCCTCTCCGTGGAGGAAGATGCCGAGTCATGCTGcggcagcagcagcagcagcaacaacaacaacaacaacgaggAGGAAGAGGATGGTAAtggtggtgaagaagaagaagggggAGTGCGCATTTTAGCTGGAGAAGCGCAGGATAAGAGAAACAGAATGTGCAGAAGGTGTGGAGAGAGGGAATCATGTGTGTTACTGTTACCGTGCAGACACTTGTGTTTATGCACAGTATGTGGGTCAAGTTTACAGGATGTTTGCCCAGTATGTAATTCAAATATGAATGCAACAGTTCACGTCAACATGTCTTCTTGA